TTACTTCTTCAGCCTTGACTTCATCTGCCATTTTATTTAGCCTCCAGTTGACTTATTCTTCCCTGTAATACCTGCGCCAGCCCTCTCATGGGGGCCGCGAGCACATTCACAATGCCACTAATGGGACTCTGTATGCCGCCGATGACTCTAGCCAGCAGCACTTCCCGGGACGGCAGTTTAGCCAGAGTATCCAGCTCCTGCACGGTTAAAACTTTGTCCTCCAGGAACCCGCCAATAATTTTGAGGGAGGACTTAGAAGTACGAATATAGTCGGCCAGGGTCTTGATGGTCTTAGTAGCTTCGCCATAGCCGAAGGCCACGGCCATCGGGCCCTGGAAAGCGCCTTCCAGGTATTCCAGCCCGGCGTCCTTAGCGGCAATCTGCGCCAGCGAGTTTTTGACCACCTTGTATTCCACGTCCGCTTCCCTGAGTTTGCGGCGCAGCTCGTTAATCTCAGAGGTCTTCAAGCCACGGTAATCGGTCATGATGCCGATATTGCTTTTGGCGAATACCTCCCGCAGACTTTCTACGGCTTTTTCTTTCTTTTCCGTCGGCATTTTTATTACCTCCCGGCAGGTTATCTTAGTCTTTATATAAAGAAAAGTCCCCGTGCAACAGGCACGAGGACTAACGAAAACGTACTTTACAGGTACTTTTTTCATCCTCGGCAGGCGCTGCACTCATTAAGTCCCTCGTATTCACTCGGGACACCCGCTGTCTCGGGACGAGTATTCAATTAACAGTCTATTTTAGCACGGTTCGACCGCGCTGTAAAGTTAGCTGGCGGTTAAGGCCGTAGCGGCGGTAAGGTCGAGCTTAACGCTGGGTCCCATAGTAGTGGTGATATAGATGCTCTTGATATACTGCCCTTTGGAGCCGGTGGGCTTGGCCTTGACCACCGCCTCAATGACGGCCGTCAGGTTTTCCAGCAGCGCCTGCTCGGCGAAGCTTACCTTGCCCAGCGGCACGTGAATGATGGCGGTCTTGTCCAGCTTGTATTCCACGCGGCCCTTGCGGGCATCTTCAATAACGCGGGGCAGGTCATTCATGGCGACCACCGTACCGGCCTTGGGGTTGGGCATAAGCCCTTTGCGGCCCAGCACTTTACCGAGTTTACCAACCTTGCCCATCATTTCCGGCACGGCGATAGCGGTATCGAACTCCACCCAGCCGCCCTCGATTTTCTTAACGAGGTCGTCACCGCCGACGATGTCAGCGCCGGCGCTGCTGGCGATCCTCTCCGCTTCGCCCTGGGCGAAAACGAGCACGCGCACCTTTTTGCCCAGACCGTGCGGCAAAAGCGCCACCCCTCTTAACTGCTGGGTGGCATTCTTCGGGTCAAGCCCGGTGCGCAGGTGCAGCTCCACCGTCTCATCGAATTTGGCCGGGGCTGATTTTTTTACCAGCTCAATGGCGTCCTTCGGCTGATAGGCAGCGTTCTTTTCTATTTTAGCGATAGTTGCTTCATATTTTTTACCGTGTTTTACCATTTTACTCCACCTTTATTCCCATACTCCGGGCCGTCCCCTCGATAGTTTTTTCCGCCGCCTCGATACTGTTGGCGTGGAGGTCTTTCATCTTAAGCTCGGCTATTTCCCGGACTTTCTTCCGCGGGATAGTCCCGGCGACATCATGCCCGGCCCGGCCGCCCGCTTTTTCTATACCCATGGCTTTCTTAATCAAATCAGAAGCCGGGGGGGTGCGGGTAACGAAGGTATAGGTGCGGTCATCATAGACGGTGATTTCCACCGGGATGATGGACCCGGCCTGGCTGGCGGTGCGCTCATTGTATTCCTTGCAGAATGCCATGATATTCAAGCCGTGCTGGCCCAGAGCCGGGCCGACCGGCGGCGCCGGGTTTGCCTGTCCGGCGGGTATCTGCAGTTTAATCATTGCTTTTACTTTTTTGGCCATATTATTTCTCCGCGATAACTCATTTTTTCAGCATCGCGAGGCGAATTCCGTTATCCACCCCGGTTCCCCACCTGGATTCCCGCTTACGCGGGAATGACGGCGAAGGGACAATCTATAATTTATCTATCTGTAAAAAGTCAAGCTCCACCGGCGTTTCCTGGCCGAATAAGGAGAGAAGCACCTTGACTTTGCCTTTTTCCATGTTAATCTCGTCAACAATGCCAACGAAGTCGATGAACGGGCCGTCCGTGACGCGGACGCTCTGCCCTTTGCGGAAGCCAACCTTGACCTTGGGGGCCTCGGCGGACATTTGCTTAAGAATCTCGCTGACTTCTTTTTCACGGAGGGGGGTGGGGGTATTGCCGCTGCCGACAAAGCCGGTAACGCCGGGGGTATTGCGCACCACGCTCCAGGTGTTTTCATCCATTTTCATATTCACCAGGACGTAGCCGGGCAATATTTTCTTGGTGACGGTACGGCGCTTGCCGCCCCGCACTTCAATTTCCTGTTCCTGGGGTATTTCTATACGCGCAATCTCACTGTTGGAGTCCATGAACTTGATGCGCTGCTCCAGATTTTTCTTGACACGCTCTTCATGACCGGAATAGGTATGAATGACGTACCACTGTTTATCACTATCCGCCACAAATAACCTCACTACCTGAATTTCTGGAAAAAGCCCTGAAAGTCACGTTCATGTACCCGCCTTTTACCAACCGAGGAGACAACCCGTCATCAACGCAGGAAGACCTTACTGACCAACTCGGAAAACCCGTAGTCCAGCAGACCCAGCACGACGCCGGCGATGATGGTGACCACGAGCACCAGCCCGGTCAGATAGGCCACTTCCCGGCGGGTAAGCCAGACTACCTTTTTCAACTCGGTGATAATTTCACCGAAGTATTTAAATAGCCTGAAACCCTTTTTCTTGGTGGCATGCGGCTGTGTCATCTCCCGTCACTTTCAAACCCGCCAGCGGCGCGTTTTACTTGGTCTCCTTATGCATGCGGTGCATGCGGCAGGTAGGACAATACTTGTTCAGCTCCAGGCGCTGGGAATCATTTTTCCTGTTTTTAGTAGAGGTATAGTTCCGCTCCTTGCACTCGGAACAGGCAAGGTAGATAATACCCCTGGCTTCAGCTTTTTTAGCCATGTTTATTCAATGATACGGATGATGCTGCCGGCACCTACCGTTCTTCCTCCTTCACGAATGGCGAACCTCAAACCCACTTCCAGAGCGACCGGGTAGATGAGCTTTATCTTCATGTTGATGTTATCACCGGGCATGACCATTTCCACCCCTTCCGGGAGTTCGATAGTGCCGGTGACATCCGTGGTGCGGAGGTAGAACTGGGGTTTGTAGCCGTTAAAGAACGGCGTATGGCGGCCGCCTTCATCTTTACCCAGGACGTAAACCTGAGCCTCGGCGTAGGTATGCGGTTTGATGGAACCGGGCGCCGCGAGCACCATGCCGCGCTCGATATCCTCACGCTCAACGCCTCTCAGCAGAGCGCCGACGGCGTCGCCGGCTTCCGCCTGGTCAAGCGATTTATGGAACATTTCCAGACCGGTGATAACCACTTTACGCGGCTGATGGTGCAGGCCGACAATTTCAACTTCATCGCCGACCTTGGCAACGCCACGCTCCACCCTGCCCGTAGGCACAGTGCCGCGCCCCTTGATGCTGAAAACATCTTCAATGTGCATCAGGAAGGGCTGGTCCTTGGCGCGCTGTGGGGTGGGGATGAAATCATCAACGGCATCCATCAGCTTTAGGATAGCGCCGCACCACTGGCATTCGCGTTTGCCGCAGCCGCAATCCAGGGCTTTGATGGCGCTTACCCTTACGACGGGGGTCTTTTCGCCGGGGAACTCGTACTTGGTGAGCAGCTCCCTGACTTCCACCTCTACCAGCTCCAGCAGCTCAGGGTCTTCCATGGCGTCTACTTTATTGAGGGCGACGACGATGTAAGGCACCTGCACCTGGCGGGCCAAAAGCACGTGCTCCCTGGTCTGGGGCATGGGGCCGTCCGGGGCGCTTACCACGAGAATGGCGCCATCCATCTGAGCGGCGCCGGTAATCATGTTCTTGATGAAATCAGCGTGTCCGGGGCAGTCGATGTGGGCATAGTGCCTTTTCGCCGTTTCGTACTCGACGTGGGCGATAGCGATGGTCATGCCCCTGGACTTTTCTTCCGGGGCGTTATCAATCGAATCAAAGGCGCGGTATGAAGCCATGCCGGCTTTGGACAAGACCAGCGTGATAGCTGCGGTTAAAGTCGTCTTGCCGTGGTCGACGTGACCGATCGTGCCAACGTTTACATGCGGTTTTGACCTATCAAATTTCTGCTTTGCCATTTCATCCTCCCTTTTTTCCGAGCCCACCATCGGATTCGAACCGATGACCCCATTCTTACCAAGAATGTGCTCTACCGACTGAGCTAGGTGGGCGTCGGTTTCATTATACAGATTTTAATTGCTACTTGTCTATAGTCACGTTTACCCGGTTTTAAAGTATGGTGGAGGGAGCTAGATTCGAACTAGCGTAGCCCTTAGGGCGGCAGATTTACAGTCTGCTCCGATTGGCCTCTCCGGCATCCCTCCAGACATGACCTACCGCACGGACCCAGCCCGAGAAGGGAATCGAACCCCCAACCTACCGATTACAAATCGGTTGCGCTACCGTTGCGCCACTCGGGCACCAAACTCAAACATGTACTGGAAATAAAAACAGGTAACTTAAGTATTATAAGTACGGTGAACGTAAAAGTCAAGCTGAACGCACGTTCCGGCCGAGCGTGTCAGCGGTATAAATCAAGGCGTATCCGTTTCCGCAGGAGGAACCCGGCGATCAGCCCCACCACCAGCCCTCCGAGGTGGGCCTGCCAGGCGATATTCGAGCCCCCCACGCCGGGGATAGACCACAGCCCGTAGAAAACGAGGACGACCAGCCACAGGGGTACGGGTATCAGGAAATACAGCCGCACCGGCAGTTTGGGGACCATGACCACCATCGCGCCGGCGATGGCATAGATAGCCCCGGAGGCGCCGATGAACAGGCTCAGGTCATTACCCAGCAGCAGGCACAAGGCATTGCCCACAATCCCGCCGATGAAGTAAACCAGGAGAAATTTAACACCGCCGATCAAACGGTAGAGAAAGGAGCCGAAGAAGAAAAGGGTAAGCATATTGCCGAAGATGTGCCAGAACCCGGCATGGATGAACATGGCGGTAACAATAGTCCAGGGATGGCTGGGGAAATAGTGGGGTATCAGGCCCAGGTAATAGGTAAAACGGTCACTGATAACCTGTCCGGAGCCGTAAGGAAACAATTGATTAGGTGAAACGAGCACGGCGACGAATAAAATAAGGTTGGCGATAATCAGCGCCATGACCGGGTTTACACCGAAATCAAGGTTGAGCGAGCGGCGGTAGCTCCGGCGGGGCGGGGGGGAGGAGCGCATATAATCTCTATCACTTAACGGCACGAATAAACTCCCTGAAATACCAGCACTTTCTACTTTATTATTATATCAGCTTTAAAATCAGAGTGCATGGAAATATCCGGGCAATCTTGACTTCAAAGCTAAAAAAAGCGATAATTATGAGGATTCCATGCAATAATCCCCGATAGCTCAACGGTAGAGCGGGCGGCTGTTAACCGCTAGGTTCAAGGTTCGAATCCTTGTCGGGGAGCCAGCAGACAACGAAGAGGGGCTTCGGTTAAAGAAGCCTCTCTTTTTTATTACCGCACCTAAGTTATCAGCCCTTTAGCCACCATAAGCTCGGCGGTAAGGATGGAACCGCCGGCGGCGCCGCGCACCGTGTTGTGGTGCAGTCCCACGAAGCGAATATCGAAGACGTTGCATGGGCGCAGTCGTCCGACCGT
This genomic interval from Dehalococcoidales bacterium contains the following:
- the rplJ gene encoding 50S ribosomal protein L10 → MPTEKKEKAVESLREVFAKSNIGIMTDYRGLKTSEINELRRKLREADVEYKVVKNSLAQIAAKDAGLEYLEGAFQGPMAVAFGYGEATKTIKTLADYIRTSKSSLKIIGGFLEDKVLTVQELDTLAKLPSREVLLARVIGGIQSPISGIVNVLAAPMRGLAQVLQGRISQLEAK
- the rplA gene encoding 50S ribosomal protein L1, with product MVKHGKKYEATIAKIEKNAAYQPKDAIELVKKSAPAKFDETVELHLRTGLDPKNATQQLRGVALLPHGLGKKVRVLVFAQGEAERIASSAGADIVGGDDLVKKIEGGWVEFDTAIAVPEMMGKVGKLGKVLGRKGLMPNPKAGTVVAMNDLPRVIEDARKGRVEYKLDKTAIIHVPLGKVSFAEQALLENLTAVIEAVVKAKPTGSKGQYIKSIYITTTMGPSVKLDLTAATALTAS
- the rplK gene encoding 50S ribosomal protein L11, whose product is MAKKVKAMIKLQIPAGQANPAPPVGPALGQHGLNIMAFCKEYNERTASQAGSIIPVEITVYDDRTYTFVTRTPPASDLIKKAMGIEKAGGRAGHDVAGTIPRKKVREIAELKMKDLHANSIEAAEKTIEGTARSMGIKVE
- the nusG gene encoding transcription termination/antitermination protein NusG, producing the protein MADSDKQWYVIHTYSGHEERVKKNLEQRIKFMDSNSEIARIEIPQEQEIEVRGGKRRTVTKKILPGYVLVNMKMDENTWSVVRNTPGVTGFVGSGNTPTPLREKEVSEILKQMSAEAPKVKVGFRKGQSVRVTDGPFIDFVGIVDEINMEKGKVKVLLSLFGQETPVELDFLQIDKL
- the secE gene encoding preprotein translocase subunit SecE, translated to MTQPHATKKKGFRLFKYFGEIITELKKVVWLTRREVAYLTGLVLVVTIIAGVVLGLLDYGFSELVSKVFLR
- the rpmG gene encoding 50S ribosomal protein L33, which codes for MAKKAEARGIIYLACSECKERNYTSTKNRKNDSQRLELNKYCPTCRMHRMHKETK
- the tuf gene encoding elongation factor Tu yields the protein MAKQKFDRSKPHVNVGTIGHVDHGKTTLTAAITLVLSKAGMASYRAFDSIDNAPEEKSRGMTIAIAHVEYETAKRHYAHIDCPGHADFIKNMITGAAQMDGAILVVSAPDGPMPQTREHVLLARQVQVPYIVVALNKVDAMEDPELLELVEVEVRELLTKYEFPGEKTPVVRVSAIKALDCGCGKRECQWCGAILKLMDAVDDFIPTPQRAKDQPFLMHIEDVFSIKGRGTVPTGRVERGVAKVGDEVEIVGLHHQPRKVVITGLEMFHKSLDQAEAGDAVGALLRGVEREDIERGMVLAAPGSIKPHTYAEAQVYVLGKDEGGRHTPFFNGYKPQFYLRTTDVTGTIELPEGVEMVMPGDNINMKIKLIYPVALEVGLRFAIREGGRTVGAGSIIRIIE
- a CDS encoding rhomboid family intramembrane serine protease; this translates as MPLSDRDYMRSSPPPRRSYRRSLNLDFGVNPVMALIIANLILFVAVLVSPNQLFPYGSGQVISDRFTYYLGLIPHYFPSHPWTIVTAMFIHAGFWHIFGNMLTLFFFGSFLYRLIGGVKFLLVYFIGGIVGNALCLLLGNDLSLFIGASGAIYAIAGAMVVMVPKLPVRLYFLIPVPLWLVVLVFYGLWSIPGVGGSNIAWQAHLGGLVVGLIAGFLLRKRIRLDLYR